A region from the Lolium perenne isolate Kyuss_39 chromosome 4, Kyuss_2.0, whole genome shotgun sequence genome encodes:
- the LOC127349245 gene encoding uncharacterized protein, protein MDKFCEVTPEDVVAARKRKQAEDVQSKLTTESREKKRARACEYISQWFYEACIPFNAVTLPSFDLMLQSIGQYGEDLDGPTPYEMGGPILKKRKRRVEESFKAHRQCWELTGCTIMTDAWTDIRGRGVTNLVVHSAYGVVFLDSVDCSAVKKDGKYIFELVDSCIEEIGEKHVVQVVTDNASVNQAASTLLKAKRPNIFWNGCAAHSIDLTLEDIGKLPAVEAIITQARPVTVFLYAHTRVLSLMREFLGRDLVRTGITRFATAYLNLKSLLDNKKDLQKLFRSDKMEEMGYCKKVKGRDAKRSIRSDSFWVGVDIAVKFFEPLANLLRRMDSDIPAMGFIYGSFLDAKKEIAARFENDEHETNFQEVLDIVDKRWDRKLKGPLHRAGYFLNPYYYYENKLDIELDGTFKDGRVACLEKKVSDGKKIDTITEEIQAYQDEEGSFGRVSAKRQRRNKSFDPAKWWSNHGSSAPNLRILAMRIFSLTCSSSACERNFSVFQQVHTKRRNRLLHDKMRDLVFIKANSQLDQRRMMKQDRDPIEDTTYADAVENEHNEWITGIVPEVVQNADEPEDEHVEVQQEEPTSVQTRARGAALKRKKVQRPRKKKLLPVFHDDDLQSATSTDSDDDVNSSSSSD, encoded by the exons ATGGACAAGTTCTGTGAAGTAACACCCGAAGATGTTGTAGCCGCAAGGAAGAGGAAACAAGCTGAGGATGTCCAGTCAAAGCTCACAACTGAGAGTAGAGAGAAGAAAAGGGCTCGTGCTTGCGAGTACATAAGCCAGTGGTTCTATGAAGCTTGCATTCCTTTCAATGCAGTGACTCTTCCAAGCTTTGACCTCATGCTGCAATCCATTGGACAATATGGCGAGGATCTGGACGGTCCTACTCCTTATGAAATGGGTGGGCCAAtcttgaagaagaggaagagaagaGTAGAGGAATCTTTCAAGGCGCATAGGCAGTGTTGGGAGCTTACTGGATGTACAATAATGACTGACGCATGGACTGACATAAGAGGAAGAGGAGTCACGAATCTTGTAGTTCACAGTGCATATGGTGTGGTCTTCCTTGATTCTGTCGACTGTTCAGCTGTGAAGAAAGATGGAAAATATATATTTGAACTTGTTGATAGTTGCATAGAGGAGATTGGTGAGAAGCATGTAGTTCAAGTGGTGACTGACAATGCAAGTGTGAATCAAGCAGCATCAACATTGCTGAAAGCAAAACGCCCAAATATATTTTGGAATGGTTGTGCTGCCCACTCTATTGATTTGACGTTAGAGGATATTGGCAAGCTTCCAGCAGTTGAGGCAATAATTACACAAGCAAGACCTGTCACAGTATTCCTTTATGCACACACTAGAGTTTTGTCCCTAATGAGGGAATTCCTTGGCAGAGATCTGGTGAGGACGGGCATTACAAGGTTTGCAACAGCATACCTGAACTTGAAGAGCTTGCTGGACAACAAAAAGGATTTGCAGAAGTTATTTAGATCAGATAAGATGGAAGAAATGGGGTACTGCAAAAAGGTGAAAGGCCGAGATGCAAAACGAAGTATTCGCTCCGATAGTTTTTGGGTAGGAGTCGATATTGCCGTCAAGTTCTTTGAGCCTTTGGCTAATTTACTCCGGAGAATGGACAGTGACATACCAGCTATGGGATTCATATATGGATCCTTTTTGGATGCAAAGAAAGAGATTGCTGCCCGGTTTGAAAATGATGAGCATGAGACTAACTTTCAGGAAGTGCTGGATATTGTGGATAAAAGATGGGACAGGAAACTAAAGGGGCCACTACATAGAGCTGGATATTTCTTAAATCCATACTACTACTATGAAAACAAGCTGGACATTGAGTTAGATGGAACATTTAAGGATGGGCGTGTTGCTTGCTTGGAGAAAAAGGTTTCAGATGGTAAGAAAATTGACACAATTACGGAGGAGATTCAGgcatatcaagatgaagaaggTTCATTCGGAAGAGTCAGTGCTAAAAGGCAGCGGAGAAACAAAAGCTTCGACCCAG CTAAATGGTGGTCCAACCATGGGTCAAGCGCACCAAATCTCAGGATATTGGCGATGCGGATTTTTAGTTTGACATGCAGCTCCTCTGCTTGTGAGAGAAACTTTAGTGTCTTTCAGCAG GTTCACACTAAGAGACGCAATAGGCTGCTTCATGACAAGATGAGAGATCTTGTCTTTATCAAAGCTAACTCCCAACTAGACCAAAGGAGAATGATGAAACAAGACAGGGATCCTATTGAGGACACAACTTATGCAGATGCTGTAGAAAATGAGCATAATGAGTGGATCACAGGCATTGTGCCTGAAGTTGTGCAAAATGCAGATGAACCTGAAGATGAACATGTTGAAGTTCAACAAGAAGAACCAACATCAGTGCAAACAAGAGCTCGCGGTGCTGCATTAAAAAGAAAAAAAGTTCAGCGGCCTAGGAAGAAGAAATTACTCCCAGTATTCCATGATGATGACCTCCAATCTGCAACTTCTACAGATTCGGATGATGATGTCaattcatcttcttcatctgatTAA